One Mycobacteroides salmoniphilum DNA segment encodes these proteins:
- a CDS encoding amidohydrolase family protein translates to MRIDIHAHLWSDDYLSLLDEHGRPGTDVHRGLGAGAARADLDGRFALMDEAGVDLQILSATPASPHFEDESAAVESARFINDEYAKLASEYPGRFRALASLPLPHIPAALEELSRAIDDLGMYGAAITTSVLGRSIADPIFDPLYEELNRRSAILFVHPAGCGADSSLITEHSLTWSIGAPIEDTIAIMHLIVAGIPSRYPDMKIVTCHLGGALPMVLERVNRQVTEWEATHCPEAPKDAARRIWYDTVGHDHTPALQAAVASLGADRLVFGSDFPYQGGARYVSSATYIQEGLSAEDASLILDRNGAELLGLTGP, encoded by the coding sequence GTGCGCATAGACATTCACGCTCACCTGTGGTCCGACGACTATCTCTCGCTGCTCGATGAGCACGGGCGGCCCGGCACCGATGTCCATCGTGGTCTCGGGGCCGGGGCGGCGCGCGCCGATTTGGATGGACGTTTCGCGTTAATGGACGAGGCGGGTGTTGACCTGCAGATCCTTTCGGCAACACCGGCATCGCCCCATTTCGAGGACGAGTCCGCCGCCGTGGAGAGCGCCCGATTTATCAACGATGAGTACGCGAAGCTCGCCAGTGAGTACCCGGGACGGTTCCGGGCGCTGGCATCGTTGCCCTTGCCGCATATCCCGGCCGCGTTGGAGGAGCTGAGCCGCGCGATCGACGATCTGGGGATGTACGGTGCGGCGATCACGACCTCGGTGCTTGGTCGATCCATCGCCGATCCGATCTTCGATCCGCTGTACGAGGAGCTCAATCGCAGGAGCGCAATCCTTTTCGTGCATCCTGCGGGGTGCGGAGCCGACTCGTCCTTGATCACCGAGCACTCGCTCACCTGGTCCATCGGGGCGCCGATCGAGGACACGATTGCGATCATGCACCTGATCGTCGCGGGCATCCCGTCGCGTTATCCGGATATGAAGATCGTGACGTGTCATTTGGGTGGGGCATTGCCGATGGTGCTGGAGCGGGTGAACCGGCAGGTGACCGAGTGGGAAGCCACACATTGTCCGGAGGCGCCCAAGGATGCTGCCCGGCGGATCTGGTACGACACGGTGGGGCATGACCACACGCCCGCGCTACAGGCGGCTGTCGCGTCGCTGGGTGCCGACCGGCTGGTGTTCGGATCGGATTTCCCGTATCAGGGAGGCGCCAGGTACGTCAGTTCCGCGACGTACATCCAGGAGGGTCTGTCAGCCGAGGACGCGTCGTTGATTCTTGACCGCAACGGGGCTGAGTTATTGGGGTTGACGGGTCCATAG
- a CDS encoding HNH endonuclease signature motif containing protein yields the protein MGSIAALEAAVDAFCVESIRELTAAEALTVLARVEVVQRRLSAGGLGLIPKVTAQASPVELGGTSYADVIARRLHIGKGAARRRIGDAEQLAPRRALTGEVLAPQLPNVAAALSRGDVGDEHVRIIRQFFDRLPVVVDAPTRQAAEQQLAAMAVQFRPEALRIGADRMMALLNPDGEFCDVDRARRRGVTIGQQGFDGMSPISGLLDPETRAYLDAVFAKLAAPGMCNPADQSPMLNGEPDPEAAERDRRSSAQRHQDALRTCLRSTLASRDLGSHHGLPVTVVVTTTLAELEHAAGIAVTGAGTRLPLRDVIRMATHAHHDLTIFDDDGRPLYLGCSKRIASADQRIVLHAQDRSCTHPDCHVPGYLCEVHHITEWADGGPTNIDNLTFACGPHHRLLNHGWTTRKHTNGTTEWIPPPQLDIGDSIANNHHHPGRLTPAY from the coding sequence ATGGGTTCGATCGCAGCGTTGGAGGCGGCGGTTGATGCCTTCTGCGTTGAGTCGATTCGGGAGCTGACTGCCGCTGAGGCGTTGACGGTGCTGGCCCGTGTGGAGGTGGTGCAGCGTCGGTTGTCCGCGGGCGGGCTCGGGCTTATCCCCAAGGTCACGGCCCAGGCCTCGCCGGTGGAACTCGGTGGCACTTCTTATGCGGATGTGATTGCGCGGCGGTTGCATATCGGTAAGGGTGCGGCCCGGCGCCGGATCGGTGATGCCGAGCAGTTGGCGCCGCGGCGGGCGTTGACCGGTGAGGTGCTGGCACCGCAGCTGCCGAATGTGGCCGCCGCGCTATCTCGCGGCGATGTCGGGGACGAGCATGTGCGGATCATTCGGCAGTTCTTTGATCGGCTGCCGGTGGTGGTGGATGCCCCGACCCGCCAAGCCGCCGAACAACAACTAGCGGCCATGGCCGTCCAGTTTCGGCCCGAGGCACTGCGTATCGGTGCCGACCGCATGATGGCCCTGTTGAACCCGGATGGTGAGTTCTGCGATGTGGATCGGGCGCGGCGGCGCGGAGTCACGATCGGGCAGCAGGGCTTTGACGGCATGTCACCCATCAGCGGCCTACTGGATCCGGAGACGCGTGCGTATCTGGATGCAGTGTTCGCCAAACTGGCCGCACCCGGCATGTGCAACCCTGCCGATCAATCACCGATGCTCAACGGGGAGCCCGACCCGGAAGCGGCCGAACGTGATCGCCGCAGCAGTGCCCAACGCCACCAAGACGCACTACGCACCTGCCTGCGATCGACGCTCGCGTCCAGAGATTTGGGTTCGCACCATGGACTGCCGGTCACCGTCGTGGTCACCACCACCCTGGCCGAGCTCGAACACGCCGCCGGCATAGCGGTCACCGGCGCCGGCACCAGGCTGCCCCTGCGCGATGTGATCCGCATGGCCACCCACGCCCACCACGACCTGACGATTTTCGATGATGACGGTCGACCGTTGTATCTGGGATGTTCTAAACGCATCGCATCGGCAGATCAGCGGATTGTGTTGCACGCCCAAGACCGCAGCTGCACCCACCCCGACTGCCACGTGCCCGGATACCTGTGCGAAGTCCACCACATCACCGAATGGGCCGATGGCGGCCCCACCAACATCGACAACCTCACCTTCGCCTGCGGCCCCCACCACCGCCTCCTCAACCACGGCTGGACCACCCGAAAACACACCAACGGCACCACCGAATGGATACCCCCACCGCAGCTCGATATCGGTGACTCAATCGCCAACAACCACCACCATCCGGGACGGCTGACGCCCGCCTACTAG
- a CDS encoding DNA polymerase III subunits gamma/tau translates to MALYRKYRPATFAEVIGQEHVTGPLTTALDAGRINHAYLFSGPRGCGKTSSARILARSLNCVQGPTSTPCGTCDSCVALAPNGSGNVDVIELDAASHGGVDDTRELRDRAFYAPAQSRYRIFIIDEAHMVTTAGFNALLKIVEEPPEHLIFVFATTEPEKVLPTIRSRTHHYPFRLLAPKTMRTLVEGICAQENVAVDDPVYPLVIRAGAGSPRDTLSVLDQLLAGADEERVTYQRALALLGVTDIALIDDAVDALAAGDGAAVFGAIEGVMDAGHDPRRFGTDLLERFRDLIVLQAVPDAGERGVVDAPQDVLDRMREQAERIGPATLTRYAEVLHAGLGEMRGATAPRLLLEVVCARLLLPSAADAESAVLQRVERIEKRLDMSVPEAEGGGASSRFVRRSQAPAAEAPAPPAPAAAPEAPALTPAPAPPAPAPAPEPTPEPEPELIPEPAPPAPTPAPEREPTPEPAQPAPVPVPEPQPTPEPTPEPEPEPTPDPEPAPAPEPRQPGALDTTAVRNAWAEIRSKVRDRSRTTEVMLSGATVRAIEGKILVLSHDSPPLAKRITESRNAEVIRDALKDALGVDWEIRCEVGSGEAGAPASTQKANKAAPRVVTRPSRPTPEPEPAPEPEPEPASPEDEEEQMLAEAGQGEAGPRRDPEEVALELLQNELGARKIDPS, encoded by the coding sequence GTGGCCCTGTACCGCAAGTATCGCCCGGCGACTTTCGCCGAAGTTATCGGCCAGGAGCACGTCACCGGACCGTTGACTACCGCGCTGGACGCCGGCCGAATCAACCACGCTTATCTGTTCTCGGGGCCCCGTGGCTGCGGTAAGACGTCCTCCGCGCGCATCCTGGCCCGCTCACTGAACTGTGTGCAGGGCCCCACCTCGACGCCGTGTGGAACCTGCGATTCATGTGTCGCGCTGGCGCCCAACGGCTCAGGGAACGTCGATGTCATCGAACTGGACGCCGCCAGCCACGGTGGAGTGGACGACACCCGTGAGCTACGTGACAGGGCCTTCTATGCGCCCGCGCAGTCGCGCTACCGCATCTTCATCATCGACGAAGCGCACATGGTCACCACCGCGGGTTTCAACGCGCTACTCAAGATCGTCGAGGAGCCGCCCGAGCATCTGATTTTCGTCTTCGCCACCACCGAGCCGGAGAAGGTGCTGCCCACCATCCGGTCGCGCACCCACCACTACCCCTTCCGCCTGCTGGCGCCGAAGACGATGCGGACGCTGGTCGAGGGCATCTGCGCGCAGGAGAACGTCGCCGTCGACGATCCGGTGTATCCGCTGGTGATCCGTGCCGGCGCCGGGTCCCCCCGTGACACCCTGTCGGTGCTCGACCAACTACTTGCCGGTGCGGACGAGGAACGCGTCACGTACCAACGGGCGCTCGCGCTGTTGGGCGTCACCGATATCGCGTTGATCGACGATGCGGTCGACGCCCTCGCCGCCGGTGACGGCGCCGCGGTGTTCGGAGCCATCGAAGGCGTGATGGATGCCGGACACGATCCGCGTCGATTCGGCACGGACCTGCTCGAACGATTCCGCGATCTGATTGTCCTGCAAGCTGTTCCGGATGCCGGGGAGCGCGGTGTGGTTGATGCGCCACAGGATGTACTGGACCGGATGCGTGAACAGGCCGAGCGCATCGGTCCCGCGACACTGACCCGGTACGCCGAGGTGCTGCATGCCGGGCTCGGGGAAATGCGTGGTGCGACGGCACCCCGGCTGCTGCTGGAAGTGGTGTGTGCCCGGTTGCTGCTGCCTTCGGCCGCGGATGCGGAATCGGCTGTGCTGCAACGCGTTGAACGCATCGAGAAGCGTCTGGATATGTCGGTGCCCGAGGCCGAGGGGGGAGGCGCGTCGTCGCGTTTTGTCCGTAGGTCGCAAGCCCCCGCCGCGGAAGCACCCGCACCGCCCGCCCCTGCTGCGGCGCCTGAGGCCCCCGCGCTGACACCCGCACCCGCGCCGCCTGCGCCCGCTCCTGCACCGGAACCAACTCCAGAACCCGAACCTGAGTTGATCCCGGAACCGGCACCGCCCGCTCCCACGCCGGCGCCAGAGCGGGAGCCCACTCCGGAACCTGCACAGCCCGCCCCTGTACCGGTGCCCGAGCCTCAGCCGACCCCGGAACCAACTCCCGAACCAGAGCCGGAGCCCACCCCAGACCCCGAGCCTGCTCCGGCGCCTGAGCCACGGCAGCCCGGCGCCCTCGATACCACTGCTGTGCGCAACGCCTGGGCCGAGATCCGGTCCAAGGTCAGGGATCGCAGCCGTACCACCGAGGTCATGCTCTCCGGCGCCACGGTGCGCGCCATCGAGGGTAAAATCCTTGTGCTGTCCCATGATTCACCGCCGCTGGCCAAGCGCATCACCGAGTCGCGCAATGCCGAGGTCATCCGGGACGCGTTGAAGGATGCGCTCGGTGTGGACTGGGAGATCCGCTGCGAGGTGGGCAGTGGAGAAGCCGGCGCTCCTGCTTCCACACAGAAGGCCAACAAGGCCGCGCCGCGGGTGGTAACCAGGCCCAGCCGCCCCACACCCGAGCCCGAACCGGCCCCCGAGCCAGAGCCGGAACCCGCGTCCCCGGAGGACGAGGAGGAGCAGATGCTCGCCGAGGCAGGGCAGGGCGAGGCCGGTCCTCGGCGCGACCCCGAAGAGGTTGCGCTGGAACTACTTCAGAACGAGTTGGGTGCTCGCAAGATCGATCCCAGCTAG
- a CDS encoding anthranilate synthase family protein, with product MSDLLGRVLAGATGPFALLHRPESGAPDAVDVFIGEVTSFERIGDLPLRDGLVGHDLLALVPYRQIVERGFVAPDDGAPLLALAIEQQESAPLSAVLDRIPEYPVVVGHSDFDIDDEEYARLASGIISEEIGQGAGANFVLKRNLLVQLHDYSINTALTLFRRLLEREKGAYWTFLVSTGDQVFVGATPERHISVQDSLAVMNPISGTYRYGANGPNLDAVMEFLADTKESDELYMVVDEELKMMARICPDGGQVQGPYLKEMARLAHTEYLISGVTNRDPREILAETMFAPTVTGSPLENACRVIQRYEPKGRRYYSGVAALISTDTAGVRQMDSAILIRTAEISPDGALVAGTGATIVRHSNPASEAAETRSKAAGLLSALTTRRELRSHPRVTEALASRNTGIGTFWLGHGSGESAANLVGRTALVVDAEDTFTSMIGLQLRALGLRVDIRRFDEDIKPGSHDLLVLGPGPGDPTAMDVPKIATLTALTKTALTQRIPFLSICLSHQVLCRQLGLPVRRREQPNQGVQRQIDLFGTERHVGFYNTFAAVTGGEWVDTPAGRVQISSEAVTGEVHAVRAKRFASIQFHAESILTRDGVGIFAELLTPLATGVPVLA from the coding sequence ATGAGTGATCTACTGGGGCGTGTTTTGGCCGGGGCAACCGGGCCGTTCGCGCTGCTGCACCGGCCGGAATCCGGCGCGCCCGACGCCGTCGATGTGTTCATCGGGGAGGTGACGTCCTTCGAACGGATCGGCGACCTGCCGTTACGCGATGGACTGGTTGGGCATGACCTGCTGGCGTTGGTGCCCTACCGCCAGATCGTCGAGCGGGGATTCGTGGCGCCCGATGACGGTGCTCCGCTGCTGGCGCTTGCCATCGAGCAGCAGGAGTCGGCGCCGTTGTCTGCGGTGCTGGATCGAATTCCCGAGTACCCGGTGGTGGTGGGCCACAGCGATTTCGATATTGATGACGAGGAGTACGCACGTCTGGCCTCCGGAATCATCTCCGAGGAGATCGGCCAGGGGGCCGGCGCCAACTTCGTGCTCAAGCGAAACCTGCTCGTTCAGTTGCATGACTATTCGATCAACACAGCGCTGACGCTCTTTCGCAGGCTGCTGGAGCGGGAGAAGGGTGCGTATTGGACATTCCTGGTGAGTACCGGGGATCAGGTGTTCGTCGGTGCCACGCCCGAACGTCATATCAGCGTGCAGGATTCGCTGGCCGTGATGAACCCGATCAGCGGGACTTACCGGTACGGTGCCAACGGCCCGAATCTGGATGCCGTTATGGAGTTTCTCGCCGACACCAAGGAATCCGATGAGCTCTACATGGTGGTTGACGAGGAACTGAAGATGATGGCTCGTATCTGCCCGGATGGTGGTCAGGTGCAGGGGCCGTATCTGAAGGAAATGGCGCGGCTTGCGCACACCGAGTATCTGATTTCCGGTGTGACGAACCGCGATCCGCGAGAGATCTTGGCCGAGACGATGTTCGCGCCGACGGTGACGGGAAGCCCGCTGGAGAATGCGTGCCGCGTCATCCAGCGATATGAGCCGAAGGGCCGCCGATACTACAGCGGAGTCGCCGCACTGATCAGTACCGATACTGCCGGTGTACGGCAAATGGATTCGGCGATCCTGATCCGTACCGCGGAGATTTCACCGGACGGAGCGCTTGTGGCCGGCACCGGAGCCACCATCGTTCGGCATTCCAACCCCGCGAGTGAGGCCGCCGAAACCCGTAGTAAGGCGGCAGGATTGCTCTCCGCGCTGACGACACGTCGCGAACTTCGCAGTCATCCCCGGGTGACGGAGGCTCTCGCCAGCCGCAACACCGGCATCGGAACCTTTTGGCTAGGGCACGGGTCAGGGGAGAGCGCCGCGAATCTGGTGGGCCGGACCGCGTTGGTGGTCGACGCCGAGGACACGTTCACCTCGATGATCGGATTGCAGCTGCGGGCCTTGGGCTTACGGGTGGATATTCGTCGCTTTGACGAGGACATCAAGCCCGGTTCGCATGACCTTCTAGTGCTCGGTCCCGGCCCGGGTGATCCGACCGCCATGGATGTCCCGAAGATCGCGACGCTGACCGCGTTGACGAAGACCGCACTGACCCAGCGTATTCCGTTCCTGTCGATTTGCCTGAGCCATCAGGTGCTGTGCCGGCAATTGGGTCTGCCCGTCCGTCGCCGGGAGCAGCCCAATCAGGGCGTCCAGCGGCAGATCGATCTGTTCGGCACTGAGCGGCATGTCGGGTTCTACAACACCTTCGCCGCGGTGACGGGTGGAGAATGGGTGGATACCCCGGCGGGGCGAGTGCAGATCAGTTCCGAGGCCGTGACGGGTGAGGTTCATGCGGTGCGTGCCAAGCGATTTGCATCGATCCAGTTCCATGCCGAGTCCATCCTGACGCGGGATGGAGTGGGGATCTTCGCTGAGCTGCTGACGCCTCTGGCGACGGGGGTTCCGGTACTAGCATGA
- a CDS encoding FAD-binding oxidoreductase, translating to MPIASGSAHAEGVNRLLRSYRAIPATATVRLAKPTSNLFRARAKSITPGLNTSGLTGVIDVDTVNRTADVAGMCTYEDVVAATLPHGLSPLVVPQLKTITLGGAVTGLGIESASFRNGLPHESVLEMDILTGTGEIITASPHQHVDLYRGFPNSYGTLGYSVRLRIELEPVAPFVALRHIRFHNLDELVTVMESIAGSATFQGERVDYLDGVVFTAGESYLTLGTQTDAPGPVSDYTGQQIYYRSIRHADGTSNDRLTIHDYLWRWDTDWFWCSRAFGAQNPRIRRLWPRKYRRSSVYWKMIGLDQRYDIADRIERFNGRAARERVVQDVEVPIMNTAEFLRWFLDEVPIEPVWLCPLRLRDSEGWPLYPIRSGQTYVNIGFWSSVPAGSTEGATNRLIERKVSELGGHKSLYSESFYPRDEFEALYGGEHYRTLKKTYDPDNRLLDLYAKAVRRQ from the coding sequence GTGCCTATCGCATCAGGATCGGCGCACGCCGAGGGAGTGAACCGGCTACTACGGAGTTACCGGGCCATTCCCGCGACGGCGACCGTTCGTTTGGCTAAGCCCACGTCAAATCTGTTCCGCGCAAGGGCAAAGTCGATTACACCGGGCCTGAATACCTCGGGCCTCACCGGTGTCATTGACGTGGACACCGTCAACAGGACTGCCGACGTGGCCGGCATGTGCACCTATGAGGACGTGGTCGCCGCCACACTTCCCCACGGGCTCTCACCGTTGGTGGTGCCACAGCTCAAGACCATCACGCTCGGTGGCGCGGTCACCGGGCTCGGAATCGAATCCGCGTCCTTCCGCAATGGGCTTCCCCACGAGTCTGTTCTCGAGATGGACATCCTCACCGGCACGGGCGAGATCATCACCGCATCGCCACACCAGCACGTCGATCTGTATCGGGGTTTCCCCAACTCGTACGGCACCTTGGGCTATTCGGTGCGGCTGCGCATCGAACTGGAGCCCGTGGCTCCGTTCGTTGCCCTGCGGCACATCCGATTCCACAATCTCGATGAACTGGTGACGGTGATGGAGTCGATCGCGGGCTCGGCGACCTTCCAGGGCGAACGAGTGGACTACCTGGACGGGGTGGTGTTCACGGCCGGGGAGTCGTATCTGACCCTGGGCACCCAGACGGATGCACCGGGCCCGGTGAGCGACTACACGGGACAACAGATCTACTATCGATCGATCCGGCACGCGGACGGAACCAGCAACGATCGACTGACCATTCACGACTACCTATGGCGTTGGGACACCGACTGGTTCTGGTGTTCCCGCGCATTCGGTGCTCAGAATCCGCGCATCCGCAGGCTTTGGCCACGAAAGTACCGGCGCAGCAGCGTCTATTGGAAGATGATCGGCCTCGACCAACGCTACGACATTGCCGACCGCATCGAGAGGTTTAACGGGCGCGCAGCCCGGGAACGCGTCGTGCAGGACGTCGAGGTACCAATCATGAACACCGCGGAATTCCTGCGGTGGTTCCTCGATGAGGTACCGATCGAGCCGGTGTGGCTGTGTCCGTTACGGTTACGTGACAGTGAGGGATGGCCGCTGTACCCGATACGATCGGGACAGACATACGTCAATATCGGATTTTGGTCTTCGGTGCCCGCGGGTTCCACCGAAGGAGCCACTAACCGGCTTATCGAACGCAAGGTCAGCGAGCTCGGTGGACACAAGTCCCTATACTCCGAATCCTTCTACCCCCGTGATGAGTTCGAAGCCTTGTACGGCGGAGAGCACTATCGGACACTCAAGAAGACGTACGACCCCGATAACCGATTGCTGGATCTCTACGCGAAGGCGGTGCGGCGACAATGA
- a CDS encoding class I SAM-dependent methyltransferase, whose amino-acid sequence MTTTQAKNERGENGRLSLAEILEIMAAGDLPLRFSAYDGSKAGPENAELGLDLLTPRGTTYLATAPGDLGLARAYVSGDIEMQGVHPGDPYELLKAMADRLDFKRPPARVLANIVRSIGFEHLRPIAPPPQEALPRWRRMVEGFRHSKTRDSEAIHHHYDVSNVFYEWVLGPSMTYTCACYPNVDATLEEAQDNKYRLVFDKLALKPGDRLLDVGCGWGSMVRYAARRGVHAIGVTLSAEQAAWAQKAIADQGLSDLAEVRHADYRDITERGFDAVSSIGLTEHIGIANYPAYFRFLQSHLKTGGLLLNHCITRPDNRTSAVAGYFIDRYVFPDGELTGSGKIITEIQNVGLEVLHEENLRHHYALTLAEWCANLVEHWDEAVAEVGEATAKVWGLYMAGSRLGFERNVVQLHQVLATKLDERGGSALPLRPWWQP is encoded by the coding sequence ATGACAACTACTCAGGCCAAAAATGAGCGGGGCGAGAACGGCAGGCTCTCGTTAGCCGAGATTCTGGAGATCATGGCGGCCGGGGACCTGCCGTTGCGCTTCAGCGCGTACGACGGCAGCAAGGCCGGACCGGAAAATGCCGAACTGGGACTCGACTTGCTGACACCCCGTGGCACAACGTATTTGGCGACGGCGCCAGGTGATCTGGGGCTGGCACGAGCGTACGTTTCCGGCGATATCGAAATGCAGGGAGTGCACCCGGGCGATCCCTACGAACTACTGAAGGCCATGGCCGACAGGCTGGACTTCAAACGTCCACCGGCGCGAGTACTGGCCAATATCGTCAGGTCGATCGGTTTCGAGCATCTGCGCCCTATCGCGCCGCCGCCGCAGGAGGCCCTGCCCCGCTGGCGTCGGATGGTCGAGGGGTTCCGGCATAGCAAGACACGTGATTCCGAAGCCATCCATCACCACTACGACGTGTCGAACGTGTTCTACGAGTGGGTACTCGGGCCATCCATGACCTACACGTGCGCGTGCTATCCGAACGTGGACGCCACCCTGGAGGAAGCGCAGGACAACAAGTACCGGCTGGTGTTCGACAAACTGGCGCTCAAGCCCGGCGACCGGCTGCTCGATGTGGGTTGCGGCTGGGGGTCGATGGTCAGGTATGCCGCGCGGCGCGGCGTGCACGCAATCGGTGTCACATTGTCGGCAGAGCAGGCGGCCTGGGCACAGAAAGCCATTGCTGATCAAGGACTCTCGGACCTTGCCGAGGTTCGTCATGCGGATTATCGCGATATCACAGAGAGAGGATTCGACGCGGTCTCCTCGATTGGGCTGACCGAACACATCGGCATCGCGAACTACCCCGCCTACTTCCGGTTTCTGCAGTCACACCTGAAGACCGGTGGGCTGCTGCTCAACCACTGCATTACCCGGCCGGATAACCGAACCTCAGCTGTTGCAGGGTATTTCATTGACCGCTACGTCTTCCCCGATGGCGAGTTGACCGGGTCGGGCAAGATCATCACCGAGATACAAAACGTAGGCCTGGAAGTGCTCCACGAGGAAAACCTGCGTCACCACTACGCACTGACGCTCGCGGAGTGGTGCGCCAACCTCGTCGAGCACTGGGATGAGGCGGTCGCCGAAGTAGGCGAGGCTACCGCGAAGGTATGGGGGCTGTACATGGCGGGCTCACGACTGGGCTTCGAGCGCAACGTCGTTCAGCTGCACCAGGTGCTGGCCACAAAGCTCGACGAGCGCGGCGGTTCCGCACTGCCGCTACGCCCGTGGTGGCAGCCCTAG
- a CDS encoding aminotransferase class I/II-fold pyridoxal phosphate-dependent enzyme — protein sequence MSFLSLGPDELAAQHRLQQENYHQLKAKGLALDLTRGKPAPEQLDLSNGLLALPGDGDFLDGNGTDTRNYGGGNGLPELRAIFGELLGVPAPNLVAANNASLSLMHDVIVYSLLHGTVDSPRPWVDEPSVKFLCPAPGYDRHFAITESFGIEMIPIPLREDGPDVDLIEELVATDPTIKGMWSVPVFSNPTGTVYSWEVVRRLAQMNTAAPDFRLFWDNAYAVHTLTHDFVRNVDLLGIAETAGHPNRPLIFASTSKITFAGAGVSFMGGSLANIAWYLQHAGKRSIGPDKVNQLRHLRFFGDAEGVKLHMQKHQQILAPKFQLALEILDDRLSESKIASWSEPKGGYFISLDVLDGTAKRTVALAKEAGIALTEAGATFPYRNDPNDKNIRLAPSFPPLETVGAAVDGLATCALLAATEKLLERAD from the coding sequence GTGTCGTTCCTGTCGCTCGGACCTGACGAACTCGCAGCTCAGCATCGGTTGCAGCAGGAGAACTACCACCAGCTCAAGGCCAAGGGGCTAGCGCTGGACCTCACCCGAGGCAAGCCGGCGCCCGAGCAGCTGGATCTGTCGAACGGCCTGCTGGCACTGCCCGGTGACGGCGACTTCCTCGACGGCAATGGCACCGATACGCGCAACTACGGCGGAGGCAACGGCCTCCCGGAGCTGCGTGCAATCTTCGGTGAGCTGCTCGGCGTTCCCGCGCCCAATCTGGTCGCCGCCAACAACGCCAGCCTGTCTCTCATGCATGACGTGATCGTGTACTCGCTGCTCCACGGAACCGTCGACTCGCCCCGGCCCTGGGTCGACGAGCCGTCAGTGAAGTTCCTGTGCCCGGCGCCCGGATACGACCGTCATTTCGCGATCACCGAATCCTTCGGCATCGAGATGATTCCGATCCCGCTGCGCGAGGACGGCCCCGATGTCGACCTCATCGAGGAACTCGTCGCCACCGACCCGACCATCAAGGGCATGTGGAGCGTTCCCGTTTTCTCCAACCCGACGGGAACCGTGTACTCATGGGAGGTCGTTCGTCGGTTGGCCCAGATGAATACGGCCGCACCGGATTTCCGGCTGTTCTGGGATAACGCATATGCGGTGCACACACTCACGCATGATTTCGTCCGGAATGTGGACCTGCTGGGCATCGCCGAAACCGCCGGACATCCCAACCGCCCCTTGATCTTTGCCTCCACCTCGAAGATCACCTTCGCCGGTGCGGGTGTCAGCTTCATGGGAGGATCGCTCGCCAACATCGCGTGGTACTTACAGCATGCCGGTAAGCGCAGCATCGGACCCGACAAGGTGAATCAGCTGCGGCACCTGCGTTTCTTTGGCGATGCCGAGGGTGTCAAGCTGCACATGCAGAAGCATCAGCAGATCCTCGCGCCCAAATTTCAACTGGCGCTTGAGATTCTGGACGACCGATTGAGCGAGAGCAAGATCGCGTCGTGGAGTGAGCCCAAGGGTGGATACTTCATCAGTCTCGACGTTCTCGACGGCACTGCCAAGCGCACCGTGGCTCTGGCCAAGGAGGCCGGGATAGCGCTTACCGAGGCAGGGGCCACGTTCCCGTACCGAAACGACCCGAACGACAAGAACATTCGACTGGCGCCGTCATTCCCCCCGTTGGAGACCGTTGGTGCTGCTGTCGATGGTCTTGCGACGTGCGCGCTACTGGCGGCAACAGAAAAGCTGTTGGAGCGTGCCGACTAG